The following nucleotide sequence is from Streptomyces brevispora.
ACTGCCCGGCGTGCCGAAGGCGCTGGGCGCCAACCGGGAGTCGACAGCGCGGCCGGCGCCGATCCCGGCCGTGTCGGCGACGCTGACAATGCGTTTGGCGAGCTCGTACACCGCGCGTTCGTAGTCCTCGGCGAAGAGCCTGAGCTTGATCAGCCCGTAGAGCCCGTCGCTGACGTAGCGGTCCCCGAAGTCGCGGTGGTCGAACTGCAACCGCTCGGCCGGTCCGGGCAGCTGGCCGGGCGGGACCGGCACCCAGAGCGCCGGGACGATCGCCTCGCCCTGCTGTCCGGAACGGGCGCGTTGATGGATGGCCCGCTGGGCGAACGCGTACCACTCCTTGCCGCACGTCTCGTTGGCGAAGTAGCGCGGGGAGAACAGCGGGACGAACACGCGGCAGGTGGCGAGCGCCTCGCCCAGCCGCTCCGACCAGCCCTCGCCGGACCGTATCTCCCGGTCGATGGCCCCTGCGGGAGCGCCCGCCGGGAGGTCGGTCATCGCCATCACATGGCCGCACAGGTCCCGGAACAGCGGCTCGACCCACATGTCGGGGTCCGCGCCGCCACCGCCGTATGCCGGAGTGCGGGCATAGCTCAGGAAGAAGTACGGCCGACGGTCCGCTGCCCGCTGCCGCGTCGCGTACACACGCCCCCGTCCTGTGTGAGCTCCCGCACCCGAGAGGTAAAGAGTATGGCCCCCAACGAGGTTGACCGGGGCGGGGCTTCACCGATGTACTCCCCTGCATGCCGAGCACGCATGCCCATGAGTCGACCGATTCGCACCCTTTCCCGGCCAGCCCCGTGACCACGGTCCAGGACTACCTGGACGGCAGGCTGTCGCAGTATCAGACGTGGTACGACCGGAAGGCGGTCAAGACCAAGGCCATGCATCTGCGGATGCGGACACTGTCCGTCGTCGGAGGCGCCCTGGTCCCCGTTTTAGTCAATATCGATCTGCCGGCCTCGAAACTCATCGCCACGGTCCTGAGCCTGATCGTGGTCGGCTCCGTCTCGCTGGAGAGCGTGTACCGCTATCGCGAGCAGTGGAAGAACTACCGGTCCACCGAGCAGCTCCTCGGGCACGAGCGGATCTACTTCCAGACCAAGGTGGGGCCGTACTCCGGACTCCCGAAGGGTGAGGCGTTCACCATGCTGGTCGCCCGGGTCGAGCGCGCGATCGCCAACGAGAACTCGGCGACCCTGAATGTGATGACCCTGGGCGGTCAGGTGAACGCCGACGTCCAGACCCCGCAAATGCCGGAGTCGCGCCAGGAGTTGCGTACGGGGACCGCCGGAGAGACCTCGGCACCCGAGTGACCGTTCGCCCCGCACGACGACGCCGGCCCCCGGGACCTTGTTATCGGTCCCGGGGGCCGGCCTGGCACCTGTCGGTCAGTACACGCTGACGCCGTACGCGCTGAGCGCTTCGGTGACCGGCTGGAAGAACGTCGTACCACCGGAGGTGCAGTTGCCACTGCCGCCCGAGGTGAGACCGATCGCCTTGGAGCCCGAGTAGAGCGGACCACCGGAGTCACCGGGCTCCGCACACACGTTGGTCTGGATCATCCCGTACACGATCTCGCCGTTGCCGTAGTTGACCGTGGCGTTGAGCGCGGAGACCTTGCCGCTGTGGATGCCGGTGGTGGAGCCCCGGCGGGTGACGGACATCCCGACCGTGGCATTGGCCGCGCCGGTGATGTCGACACTGCCCACGGTGCCCTCGTGGGAGACCGCGGCGTTGTCGTAGCGCACCAGGCCGTAGTCGTTGGTCGGGAAGCTGGAACCGACCGTCCGGCCGATGCTCGTGGTGCCCGAGGAGTTGGTGTACCAGGGAGGGTTGCCGTCGGTGCAGTGACCGGCGGTCAGGAAGTAGTACGTACTGCCGCTGCGGACGTTGAATCCGAGGGAGCAGCGCCAGCCGGGTGCGTAGATGGCGTCACCGCCGGAGAGCAGCTTGCTGAACTTTCCGGGGGTGCGCTTGATTTGAAGGGCTCCCGCGTTGGCGCCCGCGGAGTCCTTGATCTGCTGGATCTCCGCCGCGGAGACCGAACTGTCGGCCGTGACCACGACCTTCTTGGTCGCGGGGTCGACGGTCCAGGCCGTGCCGGCCACGTCGGCGCCGAGAACGGCGTCGCTGGCGGCGGAGAGCTGGTTCGCGCTGTACGTTCCGGCGGAACTGGCCTGTGCGCTGGGGACGGCGAGCGCGGCGACCGCTACGAGACCTGCGGCAATGGCAACAGCCCTGCTTCGTCTCGCGGTACCGCTGAGGGGGGTGGTGCGCTTGATCCTCACTTGTCATTCCTCCGGAGGGGGGTTGGGGGTCCGCCCGTGGGGTGGCCGGACCCGTGAGGCGCAGTCAGTCGCACGGCAGCAAGCTGTCCGCATTGCGAACATGCCGTGCTCCTGACAAGCGCTGCTCGGGAGTATTCAAGGCGTCAACTTCTCGCGCAAGAGGGCCTTCACCCCTGAACTTCTCGCGCAGGGGGGTCTTCACCCCCTGAACTTCCCGCCGCACGCATGCGTCCGGCCCCGGCGGATGACGCATTTACCGGGGCCGGAAGTCGACGAGCGGAGGCGGTCGTTCAGCCGTCGATCCGGCTGCGCTCCCCCGCCTCGACGGCGACGGGGAGGGTGTTGCCGGGCGGGGGGAAGGGGCAGATGAAGTGGTCCGCGAAGGCGCAGGGCGGCAGCAGTGCACGGTTGAGGTCGACCGTCACCGTGCCGTCGGCGGCCGGGGCGGCGGGCCGCAGGAACCGGAAGCGGTAGCTGCTGTTCCCGCTGGTCGCGTCGGCGAAGACCGCCCAGAGCGAGCCGTCGTGCTCCACGGCGACCTGGAGCGTGTGCTCGACGCCGTCCAGCTCGAAGGCGATCTCCCCGCCGAGGCCGAGTCCGCGCTCGACACCGTCGGCGTTCTCGACCCGGACGGTGCGGGAGGTGTCGTACGGGCGGAAGGTGCCGGGCAGCGCCCAGCGCGGGTCGTACGGCGTGGCCTCGATCGTGCGGAAGGCCCGCCGCGCCGCGGAGTCCGGGTCGAAGTCCCTTACCGCCCAGAGACCTTCGCGGCTCAGCACGACCAGCCGCCGCTCGCCGTGGGCGACCCGGGACCCGCCGATCGGACCGCGGTCGGCGCCGAGCCGGACCTGTCCGGTGAACGGCTTCCCGTCGACGGTCAGCCCGTCCTCGGGGCCGGCGGTGAGCTCCAGCTCGTCGCCGTCCTCCCGCCAGTGCCCCACAACGGCCGGAATTCGCCCTTCCGGGTAGTCGGAGAGCCAGTGCGTGCCGGTGAGGGAGAGCGGCCCGTGCGGTGCCGAGACCGTGGCGACGCGCTCCTCGTGCCAGTGGTCCCACTCCCGCGCTGCCTGCTGCTGTGCGTCCGTGCTCATGGGGTCAACCTTTCCATACGGGCTCCGCGAGCCCGAGGTGCGACCGGAGTGTGGCTCCGGTGTAGGCGGAGCGGAAGACCCCGCGTTCCTGGAGGAGCGGGACGACACCGTCGACGAATTCGTCGAGGCCGCCCGGGGTGAGATGCGGTACGAGAATGAACCCGTCGGCGGCTCCGGTGGCGACGAATTCGGTCAGCTCCGCCGCGACGGTCCGCGGGCTGCCGACGAACGACTGCCGGCCGCTCGCCTCGATGACCGTCTGCCGGATGGAGAGCCCCTTCTCCCGGGACAGCGCACGCCAGCGGGCCGCGACCGCAAGCGGGTCACCGTGCCGGACCCGGCCCTGGACCAGCGCCGAATCGGGAACCGGGTCACTCTCCGGGAGCGGCCCGTCCGGATCGTACGAGGAGAGGTCCCGGCCCCAGACCTGCTCCAGGGCCAGCATCGCGTTCTGCGGCGAGATCTGCTGGAGACGGATCCCGGCCGCCTTCTCCCGCGCCTCGGCGTCGGTGTCGCCGAGCACGAAGCCGACACCGGGCATGATCTTCAGCTCGTCGGGCTCCCGGCCGTATCTCGCCAGCCGTGCCTTGACGTCGGCATAGAAGGTGCGGCCCGCCCCCGGGGTGCCGTGCCGGGTGAAGATGACGTCCGCGGCCGACGCGGCGAACTCGCGGCCCTCCGGTGAGTCCCCGGCCTGGATGACGACGGGATGGCCCTGCGGGGAGCGCGGGACGCCGAACTCGCCCTCGATCCGGAAGTGCTCGCCCCGGTGGGCAACGGGACGCGGAACGCCGTCAGCGGTCCAGGAGTCCCACAGCTCACGGGCGGTGGCGACGAACTCGGCGGCGCGGGTGTACCTGTCGGCCCGGTCCAGGTAGCCACCGCGGCGGAAGTTCTCACCGGTGAAGGCGTCCGACGAGGTGACGACGTTCCAGGCGGCCCGGCCGGCGCTGAGATGGTCGAGGGTGGCGAGCCTGCGGGCCAGTTCGTAGGGCTCGTTGAAGGTGGCGTTGACGGTGGCGGCGAGGCCGAGCCGGTCGGTGACGGCGGCCAGCGCGTTGAGCACGGTGAGGGACTCGGGGCGGCCGACCACGTCCAGGTCGTGGATCAGCCCGTTGTGCTCACGCAGGCGCAGCCCCTCGGCGAGGAAGAAGAAGTCGAACAGGCCGCGTTCGGCCGTGCGCGCCAGATGCTCGAAGGAGGAGAAGTCGATCTGGCTGCGGGACCGGGGGTCCGCCCAGACGGTGGTGTTGTTCACACCCGGGAAGTGTGCGGCGAGATGCATCTGCTTCGGGGCGGTCGTCATGCCCGTTCTCCTTCGGGGAAACGGTCCGGGGCGTACCGGTTGGCCGGGCGGGACAGGCCCAGGTGCTCGCGGAGCGTGCCGCCGGGGTGGAAGGTGCGGAAGAGACTGCGGTGCTGGAGCAGGGTCACCGTGCCGTTGACGATCCGTTCGAGATCGCGTTCGGGGGTGATCGGCGTGAGGTGGAAGCCGTCGACGGCCCCGGCGCGGTGCCACTGGGTGATCAGATCGGCGAGGTCGACCGGGCCGCCCCGGTAGTACGTGCCGTGCGCGGCGAGCGGCGGCCCGCTCGCCGGCCAGAGTTCCGGGGCGGTTTCCGCGCCACCGAGGTCGACGGTGAGCGCGGCGAGCACCCGGAGGGTGTCGGGGTCGCGCCCGTGGGCCACGGCGCGGCGACGCACATCGTCCCGGATCCCGGCGGTCCGCTCGGACGTGGTGGCCCGTACGAGCACGACGTCGGCATGGCGGGCGGCGGTCTCCCTGGCCGGGTCCGTCGTGCCGTCCACGACGACGACCGGGCGGCCCTGCGGGGGCCGGGGCACGATGGCCGGTCCGCGCACACTGAAAGTGGCGCCCTCGAAGTCGACGTAGTGCAGTTTGCCGCGGTCGATGAAGCGTCCGGTGGCGGTGTCGCGGATCTCGGCGTCGTCCTCCCAGCTGTCCCAGAGCCGCGCACCGGCGTCCGCCACCTCGCCGGCCTCGCGCCACAGCTCGGCGGCGGGTGCGGCCGGGCGGCGGCCGAACA
It contains:
- a CDS encoding DUF4231 domain-containing protein — encoded protein: MPSTHAHESTDSHPFPASPVTTVQDYLDGRLSQYQTWYDRKAVKTKAMHLRMRTLSVVGGALVPVLVNIDLPASKLIATVLSLIVVGSVSLESVYRYREQWKNYRSTEQLLGHERIYFQTKVGPYSGLPKGEAFTMLVARVERAIANENSATLNVMTLGGQVNADVQTPQMPESRQELRTGTAGETSAPE
- a CDS encoding S1 family peptidase, which codes for MRIKRTTPLSGTARRSRAVAIAAGLVAVAALAVPSAQASSAGTYSANQLSAASDAVLGADVAGTAWTVDPATKKVVVTADSSVSAAEIQQIKDSAGANAGALQIKRTPGKFSKLLSGGDAIYAPGWRCSLGFNVRSGSTYYFLTAGHCTDGNPPWYTNSSGTTSIGRTVGSSFPTNDYGLVRYDNAAVSHEGTVGSVDITGAANATVGMSVTRRGSTTGIHSGKVSALNATVNYGNGEIVYGMIQTNVCAEPGDSGGPLYSGSKAIGLTSGGSGNCTSGGTTFFQPVTEALSAYGVSVY
- a CDS encoding DUF1684 domain-containing protein; this translates as MSTDAQQQAAREWDHWHEERVATVSAPHGPLSLTGTHWLSDYPEGRIPAVVGHWREDGDELELTAGPEDGLTVDGKPFTGQVRLGADRGPIGGSRVAHGERRLVVLSREGLWAVRDFDPDSAARRAFRTIEATPYDPRWALPGTFRPYDTSRTVRVENADGVERGLGLGGEIAFELDGVEHTLQVAVEHDGSLWAVFADATSGNSSYRFRFLRPAAPAADGTVTVDLNRALLPPCAFADHFICPFPPPGNTLPVAVEAGERSRIDG
- a CDS encoding NtaA/DmoA family FMN-dependent monooxygenase (This protein belongs to a clade of FMN-dependent monooxygenases, within a broader family of flavin-dependent oxidoreductases, the luciferase-like monooxygenase (LMM) family, some of whose members use coenzyme F420 rather than FMN.) codes for the protein MHLAAHFPGVNNTTVWADPRSRSQIDFSSFEHLARTAERGLFDFFFLAEGLRLREHNGLIHDLDVVGRPESLTVLNALAAVTDRLGLAATVNATFNEPYELARRLATLDHLSAGRAAWNVVTSSDAFTGENFRRGGYLDRADRYTRAAEFVATARELWDSWTADGVPRPVAHRGEHFRIEGEFGVPRSPQGHPVVIQAGDSPEGREFAASAADVIFTRHGTPGAGRTFYADVKARLARYGREPDELKIMPGVGFVLGDTDAEAREKAAGIRLQQISPQNAMLALEQVWGRDLSSYDPDGPLPESDPVPDSALVQGRVRHGDPLAVAARWRALSREKGLSIRQTVIEASGRQSFVGSPRTVAAELTEFVATGAADGFILVPHLTPGGLDEFVDGVVPLLQERGVFRSAYTGATLRSHLGLAEPVWKG
- a CDS encoding LLM class flavin-dependent oxidoreductase yields the protein MPPIRPLHLAAEIGGPPHYDAARYTGLAQLAERGALDFVTLGDSFARPGPDALSVLSRAAPATRRIGLVPTVTTTHTEPFHVSSAVATLDWVSRGRAGWQVDVSTTGAEARLFGRRPAAPAAELWREAGEVADAGARLWDSWEDDAEIRDTATGRFIDRGKLHYVDFEGATFSVRGPAIVPRPPQGRPVVVVDGTTDPARETAARHADVVLVRATTSERTAGIRDDVRRRAVAHGRDPDTLRVLAALTVDLGGAETAPELWPASGPPLAAHGTYYRGGPVDLADLITQWHRAGAVDGFHLTPITPERDLERIVNGTVTLLQHRSLFRTFHPGGTLREHLGLSRPANRYAPDRFPEGERA